The DNA sequence CAAGACCGTCATCGCGCCGGCGAAGCGCGTCGTGCCCGTCACGAGCTGGTTCGATGCCAACTCCGAAACCGCCGTCGTCAACGAGAGGCCCGGCATCAAGACGATCAGCGCTGCGACAATCACCGTCTGCAACGACAGCGGCGCCACGAAGTGCGCAAACGCCGTCGCCAACGCCGTTGCGACCAGCGCCGCGACGGCCTCGAACGCCGCCGCGAGATGCGGACGCGTGCCACTGAGGATCGCCAGCCACCCGATGAGCAGGCCAATCACCGCCGCCACGGACACATCGATCCACGCCGTGCGCAGCAACCCGGCCACTGCGGCGGCGGCGAGACCGAACGCGCCCACCGTCATCAGCTGCTGCCGCGTGTCGAACGGCCGGTCCAGCGCGTGCATCGCCGCCCAGGCCTCGTCCAGCGACATCGTCCCCGCGACCACCTGCTCGGCGATTGCGTCGAGTTTCGCCAGCGCCCCGAGCTGGATGTCGCCGAGCTCGAGGCGCAGCACCCGCGTCTCTTGCGTGGCGTTCGCGCGCGCGCCGTCGCTCAGCGAGAGCAGCAGGCCGGTGGGCGTGGACCAGATCTCCGCGCGCACGCCGATGCTCGTGGCGACGGATCGCACCGCGCCCTCGAGGCGCGAGGCAGACACGCCCACGAGATGCAGCCGTCGCGCCAGCTCCGTGAGGAAGCGGACGCGGTCGTCGAAGCTCGCGCGGTGCTCGGCGGTGTGCGTGCTCACGCGCTCAGGGCTTCAGCCACTTCTCGAAGAACGCCCAGACGAGGTTCCACGAGTCGATCTGCTCGGGCGAGTCCTCGCGCTCGAGCGTCTGGCGGTTCACGCGGCGGCTGAACGTGTGCCCGACGCTCGTCGGACCCGGCGTCGGGTTCACGTAGACCTTGGTCTCCGCGAGGTCCGGCTTGCGGGCGCGCAGCGCATCGATGTACGGCTGCGACTCCACGAAGTCGGCGTCGGTGTCGTTCGTGGCGACATGCACGAGGATCGGCCGCGCGAGCGAATCGACCGAGTAGTACGGTGAGCGCTTGATGTACTCATCGCGGCGCTCGAAGGGCAGGCCGCGTAGGCCATCCTGCGTGCTGAACGAACGTTGGTAGCCGGGCCCCTTATACGAGAGGCGGAAGACCAGGTTGGTCGTGGGCACCATCGCGACGCCGGCCACGAACTTGGTCTGCGCGCCGCGCTGCAGCAGGTGGGCCGTGATGAACCCCCCGTGGCTCCAGCCCATGATGCCGATGCGCGACGGGTCGACCTCGGGCCGCGCCTGCAGCACGGCGTACGCCGTCTCCACGTCATCGAGTTCCTTGCCGCCGTAGTCGATGGCGCGATGGAACGCTTCACCGTAGCCGGTGGAGCCGCGGTACTCCGGCGCGAGGATCACGTAACCGCGCTGCACCGCCTCGATGATGAACGGCAGGTAGTTCTGGTCCCAGTTGCCGTGCACGCCGCCGTGCACCCACACCATCGCGGCATGTCCCTTGGCGCGCGGCGTGAGGGGCGAGAACACGTACGCCGGGATCTCGAGCCCGTCGACCTGCGAGCGATACGTGATCTTTTCGTAGCGCATGACGCCGCGGCTGCGTGCGGCGAAGATGCTGTCCGTGCGGGCCTTTGCGGCCATGTGCTCGGCGTAGTCGGCGACCGGATGGTCCTCCGGCCGGTTGCTGACGTAGAGCTGGCGGGCGCGCGCCGAGTCCATCGGCACGGTGCGACGCGCCGGGGCGGGCGTGGAGGCGGCGGCCGGAGCCGGTGTGCTCGGAGCGGGGGCCGATCCGCCGGGCATGCACCCGGCGAGGCCAAGGACGGCGAGAAGGATTGTGCGCATCTTCGTATTATATCCGCATATGATCGCCTACGACCCGAAGAAGTGGCTACGGGTGCTGTTCGACTTCCCGCGCAGCCCGGTGTTCAAGACCCTGTTCCTCGACGTGCTGGGCGCCGGCGCCTGGGCGGCGCTGGTCGTCTGGGTCGAAACCGAATGGCTGCGCGTCGCGGTGCCGCTCGGCCCCGCCTTTCTCTCGATCCTGGGCATCATCCTTGGCTTGCTGCTCGTCTTCCGGACGAACACCGCCTACGACCGGTGGTGGGAAGGTCGGCGGCTCTGGGGCCAGCTGGTGAACGTCTCGCGCGGCTTCGCGCGGCAGCTGGCGGCGGCCCCCTTGGAGCGACGCGCGCAGTACGCGACGCTGCTCGCCGACTTCCCGGGCGCGTTGACCGCGCACTTGCGGCGCGAACGCGGGGTCGGCGGGCCGCATGTGCCGAACCAGATCCTCAGCGACCTGCACCGGGAAATCCGCGCCGATGCGGCGTCCGGGGCACTCGGCCCCGATGCCCTGCTCCGCCTCGCCCCACCGCTCCAGCAGTTCGACGATGTGCTCGGGGCCTGCGAACGCATTCGCAACACGCCAATCCCGTTCTCGTACTCGAGCTACGTCAAGCAATTCGTCGTGCTCTATGCCTTCATCATGCCGTTCGGGCTCGTGAAGGAGTTCGGCTACGGCACGGTAATCGCGTCCATGTTCACGTTCTTCGCGACGATGGGCCTGGAGCTCCTCGCGGGCGAGATCGAGGAGCCCTTCGGCACGGACATCAACGACCTGCCGCTCGAGGACATCACCGGCGTGATCGCCCGCGACGTGCGGGCGATCCTCGTCGCCGACTAGCGCAGGACGAGCTGCGGTTCGACGAGCACGGGGAAGTTCACCGAGTTCGCGATGTAGCACTCCTCGTGCGCATCGTGATGGATCTTGGCGAAGGACTCGGCATCGGGGGCGTTGGCACTCACGGTGATCACCGGTCGGAGCGTGACGCGCGTCAGCGCCGTCTTTCCGTCGGCGCGCTTCTCCATCACGCCCTCGGCGGCGTCCTCATACGACTCGACCACCGCACCGAGCTTGGAGAGCAGTGACAGCGCAAAGAGCATGTGGCAGCTGCTGAGCGCGGCGACCAACGCCTCCTCGGGGTCCACCGCCGCCGCCACGGACAGCGGCGCGCGCATCACCAGCGGCGATGCCGAGGCGGGCACCGTGATGCCCTCATCGAAATGCCAGGTATGGCCGCGCGAGTACTTCTGCCTGAGGAACTCGTCGCTGCCGCGGTTCCACTTGATGGTGGCGTAGTACGTGCCCATCGATCCGCCTTGTGAGTGTAATGCTATTTAATCATTCATCGAGAAGCCGGCGCACCGCCGGCTCGAGGCTCACCGGCGCCACCGGCCCGATGACCGTGTGCCGGATCTTCCCGCTGCGGTCGAGCAGGAACGACGTCGGATAGCCCCGCACGCCGCCGAACAGCACCTCGGCCTCGCCCCCGACATGGGCGATCGGGTAGGTCACCCCGCGCTCCTGCACGAAGGCGCGCACTGCGTCTGTGCTCGCCCGATCCACCGCCAGGCCGACCACCACGAAGCCATCGGGCGCGTGTCGATCGTGCATGCGTTGCAGCGCGGGCATCTCCACCCGGCACGGGGTGCACCACGTGGCCCAGAAGTTCACGAGCACGACCTTGCCTCGCAGCGTCTCTGCACTCAGCTCGCGACCGTCGAGAGCCACGAAGCGATAGGCCGGCGTGGTCGCCGGTCCGGACTCCACCCCCACCACGGCGCCGAGGTGCGGCAGCAGCCGTGGCGCGGCCCAGAGCAGGATTGCCACGGTGAGCACGTTCGCGACCGTGAGATGCTTGCGCAGTCGCTGCACGCTCGAGGGGACGGGAGGTTGGCTGAGGTCGCTCACGAGTGGACAATCCGGCGTCGGGGAGAGAAGTTCTCTGCCGCGCCGCGTCCCGCACTCGGCGCCAGGCACACATCCTATTGGAGCGCTCGTCATGCGTGTTCCCGCTTTTGTTCGTATCTGCGTCTTCACTGCACTCGCGCTGTTGCCCCTGAGTCTCGCCGCACAGGACAGCAGCGGCACACGCCCGGCTCGTCGCACGGGCCTGCCGCTCGAGGCCACCCGTTCGTGGTCGCTCTCGACCACGGAAGCCTCGTGGATGTCGGTCGATGTGTCGCCCGACGGGCAGACCATCGTCTTCGACATGCTCGGCGACCTCTACAGCATGCCGATCGCCGGCGGCGCGGCGCGGGCGCTGACGAGTGGCATGCCCTTCGACGCCCAACCGCGCTTCTCGCCCGACGGCCGACACATCGTGTACGTGAGCGACGAGGACGGCGGCGACAACCTCTGGCTCCTCGAAGTCGCCTCAGGCAAGAAGACGCAGCTCACGCGCGGCAAGACGAATCGCTACGTATCGCCCACCTGGACGCCCGACGGCCAGTACCTCGTCGCGGCGCGGGCGCCGTTCCGCGGCGGCACGACCAAGCTCTGGATCTATCACCGCGATGGCGGCAACGGTACGCAGCTGATCGCGACACCCGGCACGGCCTCCACGCAGGCACACGCGGGTCCCGTCGTCAGCCGCGACGGCCGCTACGTGTGGTTCGCCGAGCGCAACGGCGCCTGGCACTACAACGCGAACTTCCCGCAGTATCAGCTGGTGCGCTATGACCGCGAGACCGGGCGCAGCGTGACGCAGACCTTCGCCTACGGGTCCGCCGCGCGCCCGACGCTCTCGCCCGACAATCGCTATGTGGTCTACGGCTCGCGCTTCGAGGCGCAGACCGGCCTGCGCATCCGCGATCTGAGCACGGGTGACGATCGCTGGCTCGCCTTCCCCACGCAGCGCGATGACATGGAGTCGCGTGCCGCGCTCGATGCCCTGCCGGGCATGGCGTTCACGCCGGACGGGCGGCACCTGCTCGCGTCGTACGGTGGCAAGCTCTGGCGCATCGCCGTAGACGGCTCCGGCCAGGCGGAGATTCCGTTCCGCGTTGAGGCAACGGTCGCGGCGGGTCCGCGCGTGCAGTTCGAGTACGCCGTGTCGGATTCCTCGACCTTCGTCGCGCGGCAGCTGCGCGATCCCGTGCTGTCGCCGGATGGGCGTCGACTTGCCTTCACCGTGCTGGACCGCCTGTACGTGATGGATTGGCCGGCCGGCACGCCGCGTCGCGTCACCAATGCCGATGTGGTCGAAGCGCAGCCGGCGTGGTCGCCCGATGGCCGTCAGCTTGCGTATGTCACTTGGGAAGGAAGCGTCGGTCGCCTGATGCGCATCGCACTCGACCAGCGCACGGCGTCACCCGCTGCACTCACGCCCGAGCCCGCGTTCTACCAGCAGCCAGCGTGGTCGCCCGACGGTCGCCGCATCGTCGCCATCCGCGGACCGGCACGCGCCTTCGCCGACGCGACCGCGCAGGGCGCGCCTGGCGCTGCGACAGAGTTTGTGTGGGTCCCCGCTACGGGCGGCGCGGCGACGGTGATCGCCGAGACGCAGGGCCGCACGCGTCCGCACTTCACGCAGGACAACGACCGCATCTTACTCTCCAGCGGCCAGGGGCTGTCGTCAATCCGTTGGGACGGCACCGACGAGCGGCGCATCGTGCGGGTGACGGGTCCCGTCGCGCCGGGCTCGAGCATCGAGTGCATCGAGTCGCACGTGTACTGCGAGGCGGAGAGCGACGATCCGCGCGAGGACAATCCGCCGCCGCCCGCCGCGCTGACCGTGATGGCGCCGCGCGGCGACCAGGCGTTGGCCGCGGTCGGCAACCATCTCTACGTGGTCACCGTGCCGAAGGTGAGCGGTGAGGCCGTCACGATCTCCGTGGCGAACGCCGACAACGCCGCGTTCCCCTCGCGTAAGCTCACCGACATCGGCGGGCAGTTCCCCTCGTGGGTGGCCAGCGGCCGCGCCGTGCTCTGGGGCATCGGCAACGCCGTCGTGCAGTTCGACCTCGACTCCGCACGCACGCGCGAACTCGCGCTGCGCGACACGGCCTCGTGGCGCAACGATACCACGCTCAAGCCCAAGCCCTACACGCCCGACGAACGGCGAGTGACCGTGCGCATCGCCCGCGACGTTCCGCAAGGCGCCATCGTGCTGCGCGGCGGCCGCGCCGTCACGATGCGCGGTACGGAGATCATCGAGAACGCCGACATCGTCATCGTCAACAACCGCATCCGCTCCATCGGCGCGCGCGGTAGCGTCGAGGTTCCGGCAGGCGCGACGATCCGCGACATCTCCGGTCGCACCGTGGTGCCCGGGTTCGTCGACACGCACGCGCACATGTGGCCCTCGTGGGGCATCCACAAGGCACAGCCGTGGATGTATCTCGCCAACCTGGCGTACGGCGTGACCACCACGCGCGACCCGCAGACGGCGACCACCGACGTGCTGACCTACGGCGACATGGTCGAGAGCGGCCTCTCGATGGGTCCGCGCGTGTACAGCACCGGCCCCGGCGTGTTCTGGGAAGAGAACGTCCGCAACCTCGAGGACGCGCGCCGCGTGCTGCGCCGCTACAGCAGCTACTACGACACCAAGACCATCAAGATGTACGTGGCCGGCAATCGCGAGCAGCGGCAGTGGATCATCCAGGCCGCGCGCGAGCAGGAGATCATGCCGACCACCGAAGGCTCGCTCGACATCCGCCTCAACCTCTCGATGGCGCAGGACGGCTACAGCGGCCAGGAGCACAACATTCCCGTGACGCCGCTCTACCGCGATGTCACGGGCTTCTTTGCGTGGACCGGCATCGCCTACACGCCGACGCTGGTCGTGAACTACGGCGGCCCCTGGGGCGAGAACTGGTTCTACACGCGCGAGAAGCCGTATGAGGATCCCAAGGTGCGGCGCTGGATGCCGTACCAGGAACTCGCCGCGAACACGCGCCGCCGCGTCGCGCGGCGCCCGACCGACGGCACGCCGGGCGGTTGGTTCTCCGACGATGAGTACGCCTTCCCCAAGCATGCCGCCGACGCCTACGAAATCTTCAAGGCAGGCGGTCGCGTCGGCATCGGCAGCCACGGCCAGTTCCAGGGGCTCGGCTACCACTGGGAGATGTGGCTGCTCAAGGAAGGCGGCTGGTCCAATCACGACGTGCTGCGCGCCGCCACCATCGTCGGCGCGGATGCCATCGGACTCGGCCGTCAGCTGGGCTCGCTCGAGCCGGGCAAGCTCGCGGATCTGGTCATTCTCGATCGCGATCCGATCGCCGACCTGCGCAACACCAACAGCATCAGCGGCGTGATGAAGAACGGCCGTCTCTATGACGGCATGACCTTGGCCGAGCAGTGGCCGCGACAGCGGCCGGGGCCGACGGTGGACGGCCTGCGGACCGTGCCCGACGTGAGGGCCGGCATGCGCTAATCAAATCGCACGCGACTATTCCGCCGTTCGCGCGTGCGGTTCGCACTGCATCACGCAGATCATGGGGAGACGTGATGAAGGTGCGGCTACGGATCAGTATTGTCACCGGCACGTGACAAACCACTCGATTATTGTTTGCTTCGTTACGTCCCCCACTTGACAGGTCTCCGCACCTCGTCTTAACCGTAGCCGGTGAGGTGCTGGCTCGAACCTTTCACAATCGGGGACAAGAGCTCATGAAGTCTCATTCTCGCGCCGGCACCGTTTTCTTTCTCGCACTGGCGGTCGGCGGCTGTGTCGATCTCAATGCCCCCCCCCCCCGCCGGCTCGGCTAGCGGAGGGACCGCAGCTCGCGGAGTTGCGGCTAGCCGACCGTGAAGCCGGCATTCCAGGCGAGTTCATTGTCCGGCTGCGGGACGGTGCCGAAGACGAAACAGTCGTCGAGCGCGAAATTTTGAGGGACTCTCACGGCCGGGTCATCGCAAGCTTGGGCGGCAACAGGGGGTTCGTCGCTCGATTGGACTCCGTGGCACTTGGACGTGCGCTTCGGAACGCTTCGGTCCGCTATGTCGAGCAAAGCGTTCGCTTACTACCCGATGCCGCTGTCCAGCATCAGAACGTGCCAGCCAACGCATGGCACTTAGATCGCATCGACCAGCAGCAGCAAAGTCCCAATGGAGTGTACTCTTATCGATACACCGGGGCCGGTGTGCGCATCTGGATTGTTGACACCGGTGTGGACCCTTCGCATCCGGACTTGGTCGGTCGCGTGGACCAACTCTACTACTTCACCTACAACTGGACAGATCCGTTCGCGCCGTGCTTCTGGCACGGGACCCCAGCGGCTGTTGTCGCCGCTGGCACCACATATGGTGTAGCAAAAGGTGCGACTATCAATGTTGCCCGCGTATCGGACGACTGTAACTCCGGCGCGATGAGCAGCGCAGCTGCCGCCAGTGCCATTTACTTCATTGCGGACTACTCACCGAAGCCAGCCATTATCAATGCTAGCTTCGGTGGCCAGTGTCCTTGGTACTATCCGTGGTGTGCCTCTTCGCTGCAGGACGCGGTAAATTACGCGAAGAGTCGCGGAGTGCCGGTGATCGCTTCGGCCGGCAACGACGGATCTGACGCTTGCGATCACTACCCGGCGAGTTTCGCATCGCTCGCCGTCGGTGCTTCAGACCCAAACGACTCACGAGTGAGTAATTCTTTGTGGGCGAGCAGCTACGGCGGCTGCGTGGACCTCTTTGCGCCTGGCATCTCAATCGGCGTTGGCCAGGATCAGTATTTCGGAGAACAATCCGCCTGGTGACGCCGCAGCGGCGCTCGTCGTCAATGCCACGCCGAATGTACTGACGAACATTGGCGCGGGCTCCCCCAATCGCTTACTGCACTCATTCTTCGTGCCGCGCGTGAGCATTGTTGGGCCTGACCTGGTTCACGAAAACGTCTCTTGCTCATGGAGCCACACTGCATCGGGATGGACTCAGCCGATCTCACTCAACTGGGCGGTCAACGGCATTCCGGTTTCGTCCGGCGCGAACTATTCGACTTTCGATACGGGCACGGCAGGCTTTTCTCTCGAGCTGACACTGACCGATGCGGATGGGCGGGTCGGCTTCGCTGTGCTTCCCGTTACAGTCAGTGGCAGCGGAACATTTAGCTGCTGAACTAGGTGTCCCTCGCTCGTCGACACCAGCATTCTTCCTACCGAGGGGTCAGTCCAATGCGCGCTTCTATCGTTTCCCTCACGGCCTCCCTCGCACTGGCCACGGGATGCTCGCTACTTGAGGTGGGTAACGGCGACTCGCGAGTAGGTATTATCGCGTTCGTGGACAGCCCTTTGCCGATCGCTAGCGTTTCGCACCAGCTACCCGAAGTCGGCACATCGGTTGACGGGTGTTGCGGGAGTTCGCCGGTTCTCGAGGTGCCCGATACCGTCACAGCGGGAGTTGCTTTTGATGCGATCGTCCGAACATTTGGCAACAACGGCTGCTGGCGCGCAGCCGGGTATCGCGAATCAACGAGCGGTATGACAATTGAGATTACACCCTATGATGAGTCGGGTGATGATGGTGGCCGCGTGTGCACTATGGCCATAGTCCGCCTTCCGCGCACCGCACGTGTCTCATTCGCTAATGCTGGGATTGGCACTATTGTCGTTCGAGGCCGCGTCAGCTCAATCGGTGGCAGTGTGGTATCAGCCGATTCGATGACGACGGTGTCGACTACCGTGGTCGTGCGCTAGTACTCAGCTTAGCGCTGATTCGACTTCGCCGCGAATCTCTTCCGGCGTGTCGTTGGGTGCGAAGCGCTTGAGCACGGTGCCGTCCCGCGCAACCAGGAACTTGGTGAAGTTCCACTTGATGGCCTCGGTGCCGAGGACGCCGCGCTTCTCCTTCTTGAGATGCGCCCACAGCGGGTGCGAGTGCAGGCCATTCACCTCGACCTTCGCGTAGAGCGGGAAGGTCACGTCGTAGGTGAGTGAGCAGAACTGCTTGATCTCGTCGGCGTCGCCGGGCTCCTGCGCGCCGAATTGGTTGCAGGGGAATCCCAGCACGGCGAACCCTTTCGGACCGAGCTCGCGGTGCAGCGCTTCCAGTCCCTTGTACTGCGGCGTGAACCCGCACTGGCTCGCCGTGTTCACGATGAGCATCACCTGACCGCGGTAGGCGGCCAGCGTTTCCTCGCGGCCGTCCATGGTCGGGACGGGAATCTCGTAGATCGTGCTCATGTCGAATGCTGTCAGGTTACCCCGCAGTCTGCCAGTGGCAGCTTCACGGCCCGATCGGCGTGAGCGCTGGACGCTTAGCGGTGACGTCGTCGCCGGAGGAACGGCGCGTCAGCCGCCGCCACAGCCAGGGCGTGAGATACGTCGCGATCCAGTGTGCCTCGGTGCGTGCGCGTTCCCACAGCGTCGGTGCCGGCCGCGGCGGCAGTGGCGCAGCCCACGAATCATCGAAACCCGGCAACCCGAGCCGAGACGCCAGCCCCGCCGCGATGCGCCGATGTCCCTCGGCGTTCGCGTGCAGGCGGTCTTCGTGCCACAGGCGCGGGTCGCAGGCCGCCGGAAACTGCGCGACGTCGAGCAACACGCTACCGGTCTCGCGGCAGAGCGCACGCACGGATTCGTTGAATGCGAGCAGGCGCGGCCGTGCGCGTGCGGCAAACGGTGCGACTTCACTCAGGTCGGGCATGGTGATCGTCACGACCGTCGCGCCTGCCGATCGCAAGGCTACGTGCATGGCGCGGAGGTCGTCCATCACCTGCCCCGCGTCGTACTTGCTGCGGATGATGTCGTTGGTGCCGGCAAAGACCGACGCGAGGTCCGGCTGCATGGCGAGAGCTGGCGCGAGCTGCTCCTCGCGGACCTGACGGGTCTTGCGACCGCGAATCGCGAGATTGGCATACAGCAACGGCGCGCCCTGCGCCTGCGCCACGTGCAGCGCCAGCCGATCCGCCCAGCCGCGGTGCCGGCCGCCTTCGCCGGGATCCTCCAGCCCTTCGGTGGATGAGTCGCCGATGGCGACGTACCGCGTGAAGCTCAAGGCAGCTTCGACAGCGAATCGAGCTCGCGGTTGCGCGCGGCCGCCGAGTCGGCGGCCTTCATGGCCCCCTGCACGCCGCGGGCACCAGCGAGCGCGGACGCGCCGACGGTGCTATCGACCGCCCGCTGCTGCTCCTTGGTGCGCGTGGGCGCGGGTTCTTCGGATTTGCCGCCGCAGGCGGCGACCAACAGGACACTCGCGATGACGATCAGGCGGCGCACAGGATGGCTCCCCGAGGGTGATATCGCGAAGTTAGTGGCATCGTGTCGCGCTCGCACCCACGTCCACCGGTCGATCCCACCCTGCTCAACGCAGGGGCGACCGATGCGATGTGGACGAACCTTGGCGATTGGCAGGCGTCCCGCGACTACGGCAGCGCGGCACGTGCCCTGGCCACGCACGTTGGCGCCGCGGCGGCCCTGCGCGCCGGCGATGTGGTGGTGGACTATGCCTGCGGCTTCGGGGATTCGCTGCGCCTTTGGGTTGACCACTTCGGCGTGCGGCGGGTAGTCGGCGTCGAACCCGATCCCGCCGTGTGCGAGACTGTCCGCGCGCGCGTTGCCCGCTGGGGTCTGCAGGACCGCGTGTCCGTGGTGAGCTCGCGCGCCGAGGCGCTGCCGCCGCGTGCGGCTGCTGCCGACGTCACCGCCGTGGTCTCCGTGGATGCGGCGTATCACTTCCGCTCGCGCCTTGCATGGTGGCGCATGCTGGGCGCCGACCTGCCACCGGGCGCGCGCATCGCCTGCAGTGACCTCTGCATCGCCAATGGCCGTCATGTGGGAGTGCTTGGCCGTTCGCTCGCGCGGATGATGGGCATTCCAACCGAGAATCTCGTGCCGACGTCTGTGCTGCAGCAGGCGCTGCGTGAGGTGATGCGCTCGGATGTTCGGCTGGAACCGTGCGGCCGGTCCGTCCTCGACGGCTTCGCCGCGCACGCGCCAGCGCGCGGGCTGCAGCTGCGCATCGCCAAGGCAAGCATCAGGGCACTGCGCCGCCGCGGACTGCTCGAGTACGCCATTCTCTCGGCGACCGTCGCCGCTACCTGAAGCTCAGACGGCGACGATCCACCCCATCGCGCCGCGCTCCGCCAGCCGCGGCTGGTGCGGATGGAACATGTACCGCCCCGGCGCATCGAAGCGCATCTCGAGCATCGCGCGCTCGCCAAGCGTGAGCGGCACGACGTCCGAGTGTTCATCCGGAACGCGCCGCGTGCCCGAGCGGAACACATCGAAGGTCTGCGCGTGCAGGTGGAAGGTCGCAACCGGCTC is a window from the Pseudogemmatithrix spongiicola genome containing:
- a CDS encoding SAM-dependent methyltransferase, coding for MSRSHPRPPVDPTLLNAGATDAMWTNLGDWQASRDYGSAARALATHVGAAAALRAGDVVVDYACGFGDSLRLWVDHFGVRRVVGVEPDPAVCETVRARVARWGLQDRVSVVSSRAEALPPRAAAADVTAVVSVDAAYHFRSRLAWWRMLGADLPPGARIACSDLCIANGRHVGVLGRSLARMMGIPTENLVPTSVLQQALREVMRSDVRLEPCGRSVLDGFAAHAPARGLQLRIAKASIRALRRRGLLEYAILSATVAAT